The Arthrobacter sp. NicSoilC5 genome has a window encoding:
- a CDS encoding M23 family metallopeptidase — MQTSRGRRRAAGPPSAPRVVEDVAAERPRDLHRDARRRRGPFRQVTEFAAASGIGQKAGIALAATGLVLTVTVPATSPVMATDAAGNAPLAASAVSPQPQISADIGAQIDFSRSAVVTQADPDGKLKQLLSAQSAGSVTRAASAGTLAAPLASLTTASPFGYRVSPITGGSGDFHRGQDFVAQCGTSVLAAATGTVTFAGWHQYGGGNRVVIDHGNGLETTYNHLSSFNVKVGQTVSRGEVVALSGTTGASTGCHLHFEVQVNGEVVDPMGWL, encoded by the coding sequence ATGCAGACCTCCCGGGGCCGCCGCCGCGCGGCAGGCCCCCCTTCGGCACCGCGGGTTGTCGAAGATGTCGCAGCGGAGCGCCCCCGCGATCTGCATCGTGACGCGCGCCGCCGCCGGGGTCCGTTCCGGCAGGTGACGGAGTTTGCCGCCGCCAGCGGCATCGGCCAGAAAGCCGGAATCGCCCTGGCCGCCACCGGTCTGGTGCTGACGGTCACGGTGCCCGCCACCAGCCCCGTCATGGCCACCGATGCCGCCGGCAACGCGCCACTGGCAGCTTCCGCCGTCAGTCCGCAGCCCCAGATTTCCGCTGATATCGGCGCCCAGATCGACTTCAGCCGCTCGGCAGTGGTGACCCAGGCCGACCCCGACGGGAAGCTGAAGCAGCTCCTGAGCGCCCAGTCCGCCGGCTCCGTCACGCGGGCCGCCTCGGCCGGCACCCTGGCCGCACCGCTGGCATCCCTCACCACCGCGTCGCCCTTTGGCTACCGGGTGAGCCCCATCACCGGCGGCTCCGGAGACTTCCACCGCGGCCAGGACTTCGTGGCGCAGTGCGGAACGTCCGTCCTGGCGGCCGCAACCGGCACCGTGACCTTCGCAGGCTGGCACCAGTACGGCGGTGGGAACCGGGTGGTCATCGATCACGGCAATGGGCTGGAGACCACCTACAACCACCTGTCGTCGTTCAACGTCAAGGTCGGACAGACCGTCTCCCGCGGCGAGGTCGTGGCGCTCAGCGGCACCACGGGCGCCTCCACCGGCTGCCACCTGCACTTTGAGGTCCAGGTCAACGGCGAAGTGGTCGATCCCATGGGCTGGCTGTAA
- a CDS encoding metal-dependent transcriptional regulator, with protein sequence MTDLIDTTEMYLRTILELEEENIVALRARIAERLRHSGPTVSQTIGRMERDGLVVVSGDRHLELTDTGRKRATEVMRKHRLAERLLADVIGLDWAYVHDEACRWEHVMSERVERRIYEMLDHPTESPYGNPIPGLAALGGQPATGFADAVISLVEAMKGYGPASAVTISRLAEPIQVEPELLAQLDEGGIRPGAAVALERVGDYISVRVSGIEGALELPPEVAAHVFVAVTQP encoded by the coding sequence ATGACGGATCTGATCGACACTACGGAGATGTACCTCAGGACCATCCTGGAGCTTGAGGAAGAAAACATCGTTGCCCTTCGGGCCCGTATCGCCGAGCGTCTGCGCCACTCCGGCCCCACGGTGTCCCAGACCATCGGCAGGATGGAACGCGACGGACTCGTCGTCGTCTCCGGCGACAGGCACCTGGAACTTACGGACACGGGCCGCAAGCGGGCCACCGAGGTCATGCGCAAGCACCGGCTGGCCGAACGCCTGCTGGCTGACGTCATCGGTTTGGACTGGGCCTACGTGCACGACGAAGCCTGCCGCTGGGAACACGTCATGAGCGAGCGCGTTGAGCGGCGCATCTACGAGATGCTGGACCACCCCACCGAATCGCCCTACGGCAACCCGATCCCCGGCCTCGCCGCCCTGGGCGGACAGCCGGCCACCGGCTTCGCCGACGCGGTCATCAGCCTGGTGGAGGCCATGAAGGGCTACGGCCCCGCCTCTGCCGTGACCATCAGCCGGCTGGCCGAACCCATCCAGGTGGAGCCCGAACTGCTGGCGCAGCTGGACGAAGGCGGGATCCGGCCCGGCGCCGCCGTTGCGCTGGAACGCGTGGGAGATTACATCTCCGTGCGGGTGTCCGGAATCGAAGGGGCACTGGAGCTGCCGCCCGAGGTTGCCGCGCATGTTTTTGTCGCCGTCACCCAGCCCTGA
- the serC gene encoding phosphoserine transaminase, which yields MSDTSITIPADLLPKDGRFGAGPSKVRQEQIDALAAASKTILGTSHRQAPVKNLVGSVRDGLSQFFRAPEGYEVVLGVGGSTAFWDIASFGLVEKKAQHLSFGEFGSKFAAATNKAPFLESSSIIKSEPGTRPAAQAEASVDVYAWPQNETSTGVAAPVTRVSGADEGSLVLVDATSAAGGLDVDVAQSDVYYFAPQKNFASDGGLWLGLFSPAAIDRAARIKASGRWIPDFLDLQTAIDNSRLNQTYNTPSLSTLVTLDAQVQWLNSNGGLDFAAARTADSAGRIYSWAEASDFATPFVANPEERSNVIATIDFDESVDAAAVAKVLRANGIVDTEPYRKLGRNQLRIATFVAIEPDDVSALLSSIDYVVGELRK from the coding sequence GTGAGCGACACCAGCATCACGATCCCCGCCGACCTCCTGCCCAAGGACGGGCGGTTCGGCGCCGGCCCGTCAAAGGTCCGCCAGGAACAGATTGATGCCCTGGCAGCAGCGTCCAAGACCATCCTCGGCACCTCGCACCGGCAGGCGCCGGTCAAGAACCTGGTCGGATCCGTCCGCGACGGCCTGAGCCAGTTCTTCCGTGCCCCGGAGGGGTATGAGGTGGTCCTCGGCGTTGGCGGCTCCACGGCGTTCTGGGACATCGCAAGCTTTGGCCTGGTGGAGAAGAAGGCCCAGCACCTCTCCTTCGGTGAATTCGGGTCAAAGTTCGCCGCAGCCACCAACAAGGCGCCCTTCCTGGAGTCCTCCTCGATTATCAAGTCCGAGCCCGGCACCCGTCCGGCGGCGCAGGCCGAGGCCAGCGTGGACGTCTATGCCTGGCCGCAGAATGAGACCTCCACCGGTGTGGCGGCGCCGGTCACGCGCGTCTCCGGGGCCGACGAGGGATCGCTGGTGCTGGTGGACGCCACCTCGGCGGCCGGCGGCCTGGACGTGGACGTTGCCCAGAGCGACGTCTACTACTTCGCCCCGCAAAAGAACTTCGCCTCCGACGGCGGCCTCTGGCTTGGCCTGTTCTCCCCCGCCGCCATCGACCGTGCCGCGCGGATCAAGGCCAGCGGCCGGTGGATCCCGGATTTCCTGGACCTCCAGACCGCCATCGACAACTCCCGCCTGAACCAGACGTACAACACGCCTTCGCTGTCCACGCTGGTCACCCTGGACGCCCAGGTCCAGTGGCTGAACTCCAACGGCGGCCTGGACTTTGCCGCCGCGCGCACGGCTGACTCCGCAGGGCGCATCTACAGCTGGGCCGAGGCCTCCGACTTCGCCACCCCGTTCGTGGCCAACCCGGAGGAACGCTCCAACGTCATCGCCACCATCGACTTCGACGAATCGGTTGATGCGGCAGCTGTTGCCAAGGTCCTGCGCGCCAACGGCATCGTGGACACGGAGCCCTACCGGAAGCTGGGCCGCAACCAGCTGCGCATCGCCACCTTCGTGGCCATCGAGCCGGACGATGTCTCGGCCCTGCTGTCCAGCATCGACTACGTGGTGGGCGAGCTGCGGAAGTAG